Proteins from a single region of Caloramator sp. E03:
- the purH gene encoding bifunctional phosphoribosylaminoimidazolecarboxamide formyltransferase/IMP cyclohydrolase: MIKRALISVYKKDKILEMASFLNSIGVEIISTGGTYKYLKDNNIPVVEVSEVTGFEEILDGRVKTLHPMIHGGILAIRDNVEHIKTIENKGIKPIDMVIVNLYPFFEKVGDVISFDEKIEFIDIGGPTMIRAAAKNFKDVIVLTDTNDYDNVINQIKENGDVDYNTRKYLAGKVFNLMSAYDGAIANFLLEDTMSDYLSLSYKKVMDLRYGENPHQSAAYYVSTTNKGAMKDFEKLNGKELSYNNIKDMDVAWKVVNEFDEICCCAVKHNTPCGVAVAESVLEAYKKTYECDNVSIFGGIVAFNRKVDVDTAKELVKIFLEIVIAPDYEEEALKILSSKKNLRVIKCTIKPEQKLELCSVDGGILVQGSDNKLIENINCVTEVKPDEKYMDDMIFGMKVVKYVKSNAIVVVKDGMAKGIAGGQVNRIWAAKQALERAKDGVVLASDAFFPFSDVVEEAAKYGIKVIIQPGGSINDKDSIEECNKHKIAMVFTGIRHFKH; this comes from the coding sequence ATGATTAAAAGAGCATTAATAAGCGTTTATAAAAAAGATAAAATACTTGAGATGGCAAGCTTTTTAAACTCAATTGGTGTTGAGATAATTTCAACGGGTGGGACCTATAAATATCTTAAAGATAACAACATACCAGTAGTTGAGGTATCAGAGGTTACAGGTTTTGAAGAGATACTTGACGGCAGAGTTAAAACCCTTCATCCTATGATTCATGGAGGAATACTTGCAATAAGGGATAATGTTGAGCATATTAAAACTATTGAAAATAAGGGAATAAAGCCAATTGATATGGTAATAGTAAATCTTTATCCCTTCTTTGAAAAGGTTGGGGATGTGATATCCTTTGATGAAAAGATTGAGTTTATAGATATAGGAGGCCCAACTATGATAAGGGCTGCAGCTAAAAACTTTAAGGATGTTATAGTTTTAACCGATACGAATGACTATGATAATGTAATAAATCAGATAAAAGAAAATGGAGATGTTGACTATAATACAAGAAAATATCTTGCAGGGAAAGTTTTTAATCTTATGTCAGCCTATGATGGAGCTATAGCAAACTTTCTTTTAGAGGATACCATGTCTGATTATTTATCCCTCTCTTATAAAAAGGTAATGGATTTAAGATATGGTGAAAACCCTCATCAAAGTGCTGCCTATTATGTTTCAACAACTAATAAAGGTGCTATGAAGGACTTTGAAAAGCTAAATGGGAAGGAACTATCATACAACAACATAAAGGATATGGATGTTGCTTGGAAGGTTGTTAATGAGTTTGATGAAATATGCTGTTGTGCAGTAAAGCATAATACTCCCTGCGGAGTTGCAGTAGCTGAAAGTGTACTTGAAGCATATAAAAAGACTTATGAGTGCGATAACGTTTCAATATTCGGAGGGATAGTAGCTTTTAATAGAAAGGTTGATGTTGATACTGCAAAGGAGCTTGTAAAGATATTCCTTGAAATAGTTATTGCTCCTGATTATGAGGAAGAGGCTCTTAAGATACTATCATCAAAAAAGAATTTAAGGGTTATAAAATGCACAATAAAGCCAGAGCAAAAATTAGAATTGTGTTCTGTTGATGGAGGAATTTTAGTTCAAGGTTCTGATAATAAACTTATAGAGAATATAAATTGTGTAACTGAAGTTAAGCCTGATGAAAAATATATGGATGATATGATATTTGGAATGAAGGTTGTAAAATATGTAAAATCTAATGCTATAGTAGTTGTTAAAGATGGTATGGCAAAGGGTATTGCAGGAGGGCAGGTAAATAGGATTTGGGCAGCAAAACAGGCTCTAGAGAGAGCAAAAGATGGAGTAGTTTTAGCCTCTGATGCATTCTTTCCCTTCAGCGATGTTGTAGAAGAAGCTGCAAAGTATGGAATTAAGGTTATAATTCAACCAGGTGGTTCTATAAACGATAAGGATTCTATTGAAGAGTGTAATAAGCATAAAATAGCTATGGTATTTACGGGTATAAGGCATTTTAAGCATTAG
- the purN gene encoding phosphoribosylglycinamide formyltransferase, with product MFKIAVLISGSGSNLQALIDAVNYKKLNCSIECVISDRSGAFGIKRAQENNIKTYVLDKEEYKERLSDEILKIIDGKVDLIVLAGFLSILKGELLKKFKNKIINIHPSLIPSFCGSKMYGIKVHEAALEYGVKISGCTVHFVDEGTDTGPIILQRAVCVYENDTPKSLQERILKEEHRAIVDAVDLISKGLLRIDNRKVWVGESND from the coding sequence TTGTTTAAAATAGCAGTTTTAATATCAGGTTCTGGAAGCAATCTTCAAGCACTAATAGACGCAGTAAATTATAAGAAACTTAACTGCAGTATTGAATGTGTTATAAGCGATAGAAGTGGTGCATTTGGAATTAAAAGGGCACAGGAGAACAACATAAAAACTTATGTCTTGGATAAAGAGGAATATAAGGAAAGACTTTCTGATGAGATATTAAAAATAATTGATGGTAAAGTAGATTTAATTGTACTTGCAGGATTTTTATCTATTTTAAAAGGTGAACTTTTGAAAAAGTTTAAAAATAAAATAATAAACATTCACCCTTCTTTAATTCCAAGCTTTTGTGGTTCAAAAATGTACGGAATCAAAGTTCATGAGGCTGCTCTTGAATATGGAGTTAAAATTTCTGGCTGCACAGTTCATTTTGTAGATGAGGGTACGGATACAGGGCCAATTATACTTCAAAGGGCTGTTTGTGTTTATGAAAATGATACTCCAAAATCCCTTCAAGAAAGGATTTTAAAAGAAGAACATCGTGCTATTGTTGATGCTGTAGATTTAATTTCAAAGGGACTTTTAAGGATAGATAATAGAAAAGTATGGGTAGGTGAAAGTAATGATTAA
- the purM gene encoding phosphoribosylformylglycinamidine cyclo-ligase: MITYEQSGVNIKEGYRAVSYYKEYAENTFIPGVINNIGSFAGMFELKGYKNPVLVSGTDGVGTKLDIAFRMRKYDTVGIDCVAMCVNDILCHGAAPLFFLDYIACGKLDANVAAEIVKGVSKGCIEAGCALIGGETAEMPGFYRDGEYDIAGFAVGVVEKDKIIDGRNIKDGDVLIGIESSGIHSNGYSLVRKLITDLEMDFNGQKIGEVLLTPTKIYVKNVLKLLKNFEIKGMAHITGGGFIENIPRMFKDDFTAVIEKSRIKVHDIFKYIMSLGVDEMHMYNTFNMGVGFVLCVDKRYEEDIIAYLKKMGENAYTIGHVESGGGRICLK; encoded by the coding sequence ATGATAACTTATGAACAGTCTGGAGTTAATATAAAAGAGGGCTATAGAGCAGTTAGTTATTATAAAGAATATGCAGAAAATACGTTTATTCCAGGAGTTATAAACAATATAGGAAGCTTTGCAGGAATGTTTGAACTTAAAGGGTATAAAAATCCTGTACTTGTATCAGGAACCGATGGAGTTGGGACAAAACTTGATATAGCTTTTAGAATGAGAAAATATGATACGGTTGGGATTGACTGTGTTGCAATGTGCGTTAATGATATATTATGTCATGGGGCAGCTCCACTGTTTTTCCTTGATTATATTGCTTGTGGAAAGCTTGATGCAAATGTTGCAGCAGAAATTGTAAAAGGAGTGTCAAAGGGTTGTATTGAGGCAGGTTGTGCCCTAATTGGAGGAGAAACTGCAGAGATGCCTGGATTTTATAGGGATGGAGAATACGATATAGCAGGTTTTGCCGTTGGAGTAGTTGAAAAGGATAAGATAATTGATGGAAGAAATATTAAAGATGGAGATGTGCTAATTGGCATAGAATCCTCAGGAATTCACAGTAATGGATATTCCCTTGTTAGGAAACTTATAACTGACCTTGAAATGGATTTTAATGGACAAAAAATAGGAGAGGTACTTTTAACACCAACAAAAATATATGTTAAAAATGTTTTAAAGCTTCTTAAAAATTTTGAGATAAAAGGAATGGCACATATAACAGGCGGAGGGTTTATTGAAAACATCCCAAGGATGTTTAAAGACGATTTTACGGCCGTTATTGAAAAAAGTAGAATAAAAGTGCATGATATATTTAAATATATAATGTCCCTTGGAGTTGATGAAATGCATATGTACAATACATTTAATATGGGAGTGGGATTTGTACTTTGTGTTGATAAAAGGTATGAGGAGGATATAATAGCATACTTAAAGAAGATGGGAGAGAATGCCTACACCATAGGACATGTTGAATCCGGGGGTGGAAGGATTTGTTTAAAATAG
- the purF gene encoding amidophosphoribosyltransferase translates to MIIDKFKEECGVFGIFSKEKTDVAAITYYGLYALQHRGQESSGIVISDGKKLTCHKDMGLVSEVFKNDVFRGMEGFLAIGHVRYSTTGSSEVSNAQPILGQYKLGSIAIAHNGNLVNAGVVRELLEDGGVIFQTSIDSEVVLNLIARGAKKGIEKAVVDAIQAVKGSYAIVILTEDKLIGVRDPNGIRPLCIGKIDEAYILCSESCAIDAVGGEFIRDVRPGEVVIIDSNGLKSFNFVEKTKCETCAFEFIYFARPDSTIDGINVYTSRVRAGEILYNQCPADADMVIGVPDSGVAAAIGYAKASNIPYGIGLIKNKYVGRTFISPNQQVREKAVSLKLNALKVNVEGKRIVLIDDSIVRGTTSRKLVEILRKAGAKEIHFRVASPIVKYPCYFGIDTPHRKELIGSTAELDAIKEEIGADSLGYLSIDGLLSALGNKNFCLGCFNGIYPISAPIEADKLHLERG, encoded by the coding sequence ATGATTATAGATAAATTTAAAGAAGAGTGTGGAGTATTTGGAATATTTTCAAAGGAAAAAACAGATGTTGCAGCAATAACATACTATGGTCTTTATGCTCTTCAGCATAGGGGACAAGAAAGTTCAGGAATAGTTATATCTGATGGTAAAAAACTCACCTGTCACAAGGATATGGGACTTGTAAGCGAAGTTTTTAAAAATGATGTTTTTAGGGGAATGGAAGGCTTTTTGGCAATAGGCCATGTTAGGTATTCAACTACAGGTTCAAGCGAAGTAAGCAATGCCCAGCCAATTCTTGGGCAATATAAGCTTGGTTCTATTGCAATAGCCCATAATGGAAACCTTGTTAATGCTGGTGTTGTAAGGGAGCTTTTAGAGGATGGAGGAGTAATATTTCAGACATCAATTGATTCAGAGGTTGTTTTAAACCTTATAGCAAGGGGAGCTAAAAAAGGAATAGAAAAGGCAGTAGTTGATGCAATACAGGCAGTAAAAGGCTCCTATGCAATAGTTATTTTAACAGAGGATAAACTAATCGGAGTTAGAGATCCTAATGGTATAAGGCCTCTTTGTATAGGAAAGATTGATGAAGCTTATATTCTATGTTCCGAAAGCTGTGCAATAGATGCTGTAGGTGGGGAGTTTATAAGAGATGTAAGACCTGGAGAGGTAGTTATTATAGATTCAAATGGATTAAAATCATTTAATTTTGTAGAAAAGACAAAATGTGAAACCTGTGCCTTTGAGTTTATATATTTTGCAAGACCTGACAGTACCATTGATGGGATAAATGTTTATACATCAAGGGTTAGGGCAGGAGAGATATTATATAACCAGTGTCCCGCTGATGCCGATATGGTAATAGGAGTTCCAGATTCAGGTGTTGCAGCGGCTATAGGCTATGCAAAAGCATCAAATATACCTTATGGAATAGGGCTTATTAAGAATAAGTATGTTGGGAGGACTTTTATATCTCCAAATCAGCAGGTTAGAGAAAAGGCAGTATCATTAAAGCTAAATGCCTTAAAGGTTAATGTTGAAGGTAAGAGGATTGTTCTTATTGATGATTCAATAGTAAGAGGAACTACCTCAAGAAAACTTGTAGAAATTTTAAGAAAAGCTGGTGCAAAGGAGATACATTTTAGGGTTGCATCTCCTATTGTTAAATACCCATGCTATTTTGGGATTGATACCCCACATAGAAAAGAGCTAATAGGTTCTACAGCTGAACTTGATGCTATTAAAGAGGAAATCGGAGCTGATAGCCTTGGATATTTAAGTATAGATGGGCTTTTGTCAGCCCTTGGCAATAAGAACTTTTGCCTTGGATGTTTTAATGGGATATATCCAATATCTGCACCTATAGAAGCTGATAAGCTTCATCTTGAAAGGGGATAA
- the purC gene encoding phosphoribosylaminoimidazolesuccinocarboxamide synthase, with the protein MEKRELMYEGKAKKVYKTDNDDYVVIYYKDSATAFNGEKKGEIEDKGVLNNNITSVLFELMEKNGIRTHFVKKLNDREQLCRKVEIVPIEVIVRNLAAGSMAKRLGLNEGYELKTTVFEICYKNDDLGDPLINDTHAVAIGLTDFEELKKIYDMAKKVNDILKEFFHELGIKLVDFKLEFGRHNGDIILADEISPDTCRFWDAKTNEKLDKDRFRRDLGNVKEAYMEILNRINKI; encoded by the coding sequence ATGGAAAAAAGAGAATTAATGTATGAAGGAAAAGCAAAAAAGGTTTATAAGACTGATAATGATGACTATGTAGTTATATACTATAAGGATTCAGCAACAGCTTTTAATGGTGAGAAAAAGGGAGAGATTGAAGATAAAGGTGTTTTAAACAACAATATAACATCAGTATTATTTGAGCTTATGGAGAAAAACGGAATAAGAACTCATTTTGTTAAAAAGCTAAATGATAGAGAGCAGCTTTGTAGAAAGGTTGAGATTGTTCCGATTGAGGTTATAGTTAGGAATTTAGCCGCAGGAAGCATGGCTAAGAGGCTTGGACTTAATGAAGGTTATGAGCTTAAAACAACAGTATTTGAAATATGCTATAAAAATGATGACCTTGGGGATCCACTTATAAATGACACTCATGCTGTTGCAATAGGGCTTACGGACTTTGAAGAACTTAAAAAAATATATGATATGGCTAAAAAGGTAAATGATATTTTAAAAGAATTTTTCCATGAGCTTGGAATAAAACTTGTAGATTTTAAGCTTGAATTTGGAAGGCATAATGGTGATATAATACTTGCTGATGAGATATCACCAGATACATGCAGATTCTGGGATGCAAAGACAAACGAAAAGCTTGATAAGGACAGATTTAGAAGGGATCTTGGAAATGTAAAGGAAGCCTATATGGAAATATTAAATAGAATAAATAAAATATAA
- the purE gene encoding 5-(carboxyamino)imidazole ribonucleotide mutase — MKVAIIFGSKSDKDVMKGAAEALKEFNIEYKALILSAHRVPEKLLETLKKLEEEGFECIIAGAGLAAHLPGVIASHTILPVIGVPINASLNGLDSLFSIVQMPKSIPVATVGINNSYNAGMLAVEILSLKYPDLKEKLKLYRQNMKEKFIKENEEGVQL, encoded by the coding sequence ATGAAGGTTGCTATCATCTTTGGCAGCAAATCTGATAAGGACGTTATGAAGGGGGCTGCTGAGGCTTTAAAAGAATTCAATATTGAATATAAGGCTTTAATTCTTTCTGCTCATAGGGTTCCTGAGAAACTTCTTGAAACACTTAAAAAGCTTGAAGAAGAAGGTTTTGAATGCATAATTGCAGGGGCTGGACTTGCTGCTCATCTTCCAGGGGTTATAGCCTCCCACACAATACTTCCAGTTATCGGTGTTCCAATAAACGCATCTTTAAATGGTCTTGACTCTCTTTTCTCAATCGTTCAGATGCCAAAATCAATTCCTGTTGCAACTGTTGGTATAAATAACAGCTATAATGCAGGCATGCTTGCAGTAGAGATACTTTCTTTAAAATACCCAGATTTAAAAGAAAAACTTAAATTATATAGGCAGAATATGAAAGAAAAGTTTATAAAAGAAAATGAAGAAGGGGTGCAGTTATGA
- the ppaX gene encoding pyrophosphatase PpaX — protein sequence MIKLVLFDFDGTLVNTNRLIIESFKYTYKRHLNLDVTEEEITRYFGEPLITTLSRYDSQKAHDMFNTYIEFNESKHDSMVRAFEGADEVLKILKSLNIKVGIVTSKRKVMAERGLKVTNIKQPLDVFITLEDTNKHKPDGEPVKKACEILNISPSEAIYVGDTSFDVLCGKNAGTLTCVVEYTSLPLQELLKYNPDYRVKSLLDIVDIVEECNKDAV from the coding sequence TTGATTAAGTTAGTTTTATTTGATTTTGATGGAACACTTGTTAATACTAATAGGTTAATTATTGAATCTTTTAAATATACCTATAAAAGACATTTAAATTTAGACGTTACTGAGGAGGAGATAACAAGGTATTTTGGTGAGCCTTTAATTACAACTTTATCAAGATATGACAGTCAAAAAGCTCATGATATGTTTAATACCTATATAGAATTTAATGAGTCAAAGCATGATTCAATGGTAAGAGCCTTTGAAGGAGCAGATGAAGTTTTAAAAATTCTAAAATCCCTTAATATTAAAGTGGGGATTGTAACTTCTAAAAGGAAGGTTATGGCTGAAAGAGGGCTTAAAGTTACAAACATTAAACAGCCCCTTGATGTATTTATAACCCTAGAAGATACAAATAAGCATAAGCCAGACGGGGAACCCGTTAAAAAGGCCTGTGAAATTTTAAATATAAGCCCCTCAGAAGCAATTTATGTTGGAGATACTTCCTTTGATGTACTATGTGGCAAAAATGCAGGAACTTTAACTTGTGTTGTGGAGTATACCTCACTTCCTTTACAGGAACTTTTAAAATACAATCCAGATTATAGAGTAAAAAGCCTTTTAGATATTGTTGATATTGTAGAAGAATGCAATAAAGATGCAGTATAA
- a CDS encoding IS1634 family transposase: protein MRLQIVKSKNAASLYVVKSVYEKGKRTSKVVEKLGTYDELLKKLNGQDPIEWGKRYVEELNRKEKEEKREILVKYSPVKQINKDEQHTFNGSYLFLQKIYNELGLQNICKNISDKHKFNFNLNSILSRLIYARIIYPSSKLATYELSKKFIEQPDFELQHIYRALEVISQETDFIQSELYKNSLKVCNRNKGVLYYDCTNYFFEIEQEEGLKQYGVSKEHRPNPIVQMGLFMDGDGIPLAFCINKGNTNEQVTLKPLEQKIISEFGLSKFIICTDAGLASTANRKFNNIQNRAFITTQSIKKLKSHLKEWALDPKGWHLSDSDKVYNLNEIDEETDINKIFYKERWIKEDGLEQKLIVTFSLKYRNYQRTIRGNQIERAQEVIDTNPTKLKKCNANDYKRFISKTHCTPDGEVAEKELYSINADLIAQEAMYDGFYAVCTNISDDAAAIIKINRRRWEIEESFRIMKSEFKARPVYLRRDDRIKAHFTTCFISLMIYRLLEKKLSEKYTCSDIISGLREMNFYEIKNEGYIPIYTRTDFTDDLHDKFGFRTDYQIINMKQMKKIFKDTKK from the coding sequence ATGAGATTACAAATTGTTAAATCAAAAAATGCAGCATCCTTATATGTAGTTAAATCTGTTTATGAAAAAGGCAAGCGTACATCAAAAGTAGTTGAGAAGCTTGGCACTTATGATGAACTTTTAAAAAAACTAAACGGACAAGACCCTATAGAATGGGGGAAGAGGTACGTTGAAGAGTTAAATAGAAAAGAAAAAGAAGAGAAAAGAGAAATATTAGTAAAATACTCGCCTGTTAAACAAATTAACAAGGACGAACAGCATACTTTTAATGGTAGTTACTTGTTTTTACAAAAAATATATAACGAGCTTGGGCTGCAAAATATCTGTAAAAATATTTCGGATAAACATAAATTTAATTTTAATCTAAATTCAATACTATCAAGATTAATTTATGCAAGAATTATTTATCCATCATCTAAGCTTGCTACATACGAACTATCAAAAAAATTTATTGAGCAGCCTGATTTTGAGCTTCAGCATATTTATAGAGCTTTAGAAGTGATTTCACAAGAAACAGATTTTATTCAGTCAGAATTATACAAGAACAGTCTTAAAGTTTGCAATCGTAATAAAGGAGTTCTCTATTATGACTGCACCAACTATTTCTTTGAAATTGAACAGGAAGAAGGATTAAAACAGTATGGAGTATCGAAGGAACATAGACCCAATCCAATTGTTCAAATGGGACTTTTCATGGATGGAGACGGCATCCCCCTTGCATTTTGTATAAACAAAGGTAATACTAATGAACAAGTAACTTTAAAACCTTTAGAGCAAAAAATTATATCCGAATTTGGGCTTTCAAAATTTATCATTTGTACAGATGCAGGGCTTGCATCTACAGCAAACAGAAAATTTAATAATATACAAAATCGAGCTTTTATTACTACACAATCTATTAAAAAATTAAAATCACATTTAAAAGAATGGGCGTTAGACCCCAAAGGATGGCATCTTAGCGATTCAGACAAAGTATATAATTTAAACGAAATTGACGAAGAAACAGATATTAATAAAATTTTTTATAAGGAACGCTGGATAAAAGAAGACGGGCTTGAACAAAAACTTATTGTAACATTTTCCTTGAAATATAGAAACTATCAAAGAACTATAAGAGGTAACCAAATAGAGAGAGCTCAAGAGGTTATTGATACCAATCCTACAAAATTGAAGAAATGTAATGCTAATGATTACAAACGCTTTATTTCAAAGACTCACTGCACACCTGACGGTGAAGTAGCTGAAAAAGAATTATACAGCATTAATGCTGATTTAATAGCACAAGAGGCAATGTATGATGGTTTTTACGCAGTATGTACAAATATAAGTGATGATGCTGCCGCAATTATAAAAATTAATAGAAGGCGTTGGGAAATAGAAGAGTCCTTCCGTATTATGAAATCAGAGTTTAAGGCAAGACCAGTATATTTAAGAAGAGATGATAGAATAAAAGCGCATTTTACAACTTGTTTCATTTCCCTGATGATATATAGGCTATTAGAAAAAAAGCTTTCAGAAAAATATACGTGTAGCGATATTATATCAGGACTTAGAGAAATGAATTTTTATGAGATTAAGAATGAGGGCTATATTCCAATATATACAAGGACTGATTTTACAGATGATTTACATGACAAATTTGGCTTTAGAACGGATTATCAAATAATTAATATGAAACAAATGAAGAAAATTTTTAAAGACACGAAAAAATAA
- the ptsG gene encoding glucose-specific PTS transporter subunit IIBC has translation MSAKKAFGVLQKVGKALMLPVALLPAAGILLAFGNMFQNQAFLEKAPMFGAAGVQIVAKVMEKSGDIIFGNLPLLFAVGVAVGLSGGEGVAGLAAIVGFLIMNVTMGIVGGVTSSLVGKNPAYANVLGIPTLQTGVFGGIIVGLIAYVLYEKYYKIELPQFLGFFAGKRFVPIITAATSIVLGLVMVVVWPPIQHGLNAFSSSMIDANKTIAAFIFGVIERALIPFGLHHIFYNPFWYQFGEYTNKAGELIRGDQAIFMAQLKDGVKFTAGTFMTGKFPFMMFGLPAAALAMYHEAKPEKKKIVAGIMASAALTSFLTGITEPIEFTFLFVAPALYAVHCLFAGLSFMLMHILNVKIGMTFSGGLIDFILFGVIPNRTAWWLVIVVGLAFSVIYYFGFRFAIRTFNLKTPGREDDEAETAATSTTNSELAANILEALGGKENIKYLDACITRLRVNVVDNKKVNKDRLKQLGAAGVVEVGDGIQAIFGPKSDNIKSEIKKIAGI, from the coding sequence ATGTCAGCAAAAAAAGCATTTGGAGTACTACAAAAAGTTGGTAAAGCATTAATGCTACCCGTTGCACTACTTCCTGCTGCAGGTATTTTATTAGCCTTTGGTAACATGTTTCAAAATCAAGCATTCTTAGAAAAGGCACCTATGTTTGGAGCAGCAGGTGTACAAATAGTAGCTAAGGTTATGGAAAAGTCTGGAGATATAATTTTCGGTAATCTTCCATTACTTTTCGCAGTTGGTGTTGCAGTAGGTCTTTCAGGTGGTGAAGGCGTTGCAGGACTTGCAGCAATAGTAGGTTTCTTAATAATGAATGTTACAATGGGAATAGTAGGAGGAGTTACTTCCTCATTAGTTGGAAAAAATCCTGCTTATGCAAATGTTTTAGGAATTCCAACTCTTCAAACAGGTGTATTTGGTGGTATCATTGTAGGTCTTATAGCTTACGTATTATATGAAAAATACTATAAGATAGAATTACCTCAATTCTTAGGATTCTTTGCAGGCAAAAGATTCGTTCCAATTATTACAGCAGCTACATCAATAGTATTAGGTTTAGTGATGGTCGTTGTATGGCCTCCAATACAGCATGGATTAAATGCTTTCTCAAGCTCAATGATTGATGCAAATAAAACTATAGCTGCATTTATATTTGGTGTTATTGAAAGAGCACTTATTCCATTTGGATTACATCATATTTTCTATAATCCATTCTGGTATCAGTTTGGTGAATACACAAATAAAGCCGGAGAACTTATTCGTGGAGATCAGGCAATATTTATGGCTCAGCTTAAGGACGGAGTTAAATTTACAGCTGGTACATTCATGACTGGTAAGTTCCCATTCATGATGTTTGGTCTTCCAGCAGCAGCTCTTGCTATGTACCATGAAGCAAAGCCAGAAAAGAAAAAGATTGTTGCTGGTATTATGGCATCAGCAGCACTAACATCCTTCTTAACAGGTATAACAGAGCCAATTGAATTCACATTCTTATTTGTAGCACCAGCACTTTATGCTGTACACTGTTTATTTGCAGGACTTTCATTTATGTTAATGCACATACTAAACGTTAAGATAGGTATGACATTCTCTGGTGGTTTAATTGACTTTATACTATTTGGTGTAATACCAAACAGAACAGCTTGGTGGCTTGTAATTGTAGTAGGTTTAGCATTCTCAGTAATCTATTACTTTGGTTTTAGATTTGCTATTAGAACATTCAACCTAAAAACTCCTGGTAGAGAAGATGATGAAGCTGAAACAGCTGCAACATCAACTACAAATTCTGAACTCGCAGCAAATATACTTGAAGCACTTGGGGGAAAGGAAAACATTAAGTACCTTGATGCTTGTATTACAAGGCTTAGAGTAAACGTAGTTGACAATAAAAAAGTAAACAAAGATAGATTAAAGCAGCTTGGTGCTGCAGGTGTAGTTGAGGTTGGCGATGGCATCCAGGCAATATTCGGACCAAAATCAGACAACATAAAGAGTGAAATAAAGAAAATAGCTGGTATATAA
- a CDS encoding fructose-6-phosphate aldolase: protein MEFMFDTANIKDIKYFSQYYPITGVTSNPSIIKSVGKIDFFNHFKEIRNIIGIDKSLHIQVISQSYEGIMEEAEAILSNIDENVFIKVPVTENGLKAIRTLKARNISVTATTIYTKIQGLLAIESGADFIAPYFNRMESMDINPREVISAFAQIIEKHNYKTRILAASFKNISQVCTAFECGAHSVTLQPSLLNDALNMPAIKKAIDNFNDDWESIFGKGVTISNLK, encoded by the coding sequence ATGGAGTTTATGTTTGATACTGCTAATATAAAAGATATTAAATATTTTAGCCAGTACTATCCAATTACAGGGGTTACTTCAAATCCCAGCATCATTAAATCTGTTGGGAAAATCGATTTCTTTAATCACTTTAAAGAAATCCGAAACATTATTGGCATAGATAAATCTCTTCACATACAAGTTATATCACAAAGCTATGAAGGCATTATGGAAGAAGCTGAAGCTATTTTAAGTAATATTGATGAAAATGTATTTATTAAAGTACCAGTAACCGAAAATGGACTAAAGGCAATTCGCACCTTAAAGGCAAGAAATATTTCAGTTACTGCAACAACAATATATACAAAGATACAAGGATTACTTGCAATTGAAAGTGGAGCTGACTTTATCGCTCCTTATTTCAATAGAATGGAAAGTATGGATATAAATCCACGTGAAGTTATTTCAGCATTTGCTCAAATTATTGAAAAACATAATTATAAAACAAGAATACTTGCTGCAAGTTTTAAAAATATAAGCCAGGTATGTACTGCATTTGAGTGTGGAGCACATTCGGTAACACTTCAACCATCTCTTCTTAATGATGCTTTAAATATGCCTGCTATTAAAAAGGCAATTGATAATTTTAATGATGATTGGGAGAGTATATTTGGAAAAGGCGTAACAATTTCAAACTTGAAGTAG